CCACGAGCAATCTGTCCGCCTTTGCCGGGTCGCATTTCCACATTATGAATCATGGTTCCGAGCGGTATCCTGGCCAGTTGCGTGGCGTTTCCGATTTTAAAATCGGCCTTATCTCCGGACATGATTGTGTCATCGACTTTCAATCCGTCGGGCGCCAGAATATAACGTTTTTCTCCGTCAATATAATGGAGCAATGCTATGCGGGCGGAGCGATTGGGGTCATACTCAATCGATGCTACCCGGGCGGGGATGTCATGTTTATTCCGCTTGAAATCAATAATCCGGTAAAACCGTTTATGACCGCCGCCTCGCTGATAAGCAGTGATTCGACCCTTATTATTCCGGCCGCCTGTTTTCTTTAAAATCTGAATCAATGATTTTTCAGGAATGATTGAGGTAATTTCCTCAAACGTCGGGGTCGTCCTG
This portion of the Candidatus Zixiibacteriota bacterium genome encodes:
- the rplB gene encoding 50S ribosomal protein L2, yielding MGIKKYRPTTPSMRFRTTPTFEEITSIIPEKSLIQILKKTGGRNNKGRITAYQRGGGHKRFYRIIDFKRNKHDIPARVASIEYDPNRSARIALLHYIDGEKRYILAPDGLKVDDTIMSGDKADFKIGNATQLARIPLGTMIHNVEMRPGKGGQIARGAGAMVQLMAKEGKYAHLKMPSGEVRLVPIICLATIGQVGNIDHENVVWGKAGARRWRGLRPNVRGVAMNPVDHPMGGGEGRSSGGRHPCTPWGKPTKGKKTRRKKNSDALIVKRRK